Within Conger conger chromosome 3, fConCon1.1, whole genome shotgun sequence, the genomic segment ACTATTAATCATCTTTTGTAGGTGCATTGTATGTTGAAATAATAACTCAACGTGTAATAATGTATCCTATAGATTTGAGAAAAGTACCTGCAATCAGattatgcatattttaaaaaggtacaatATATGTATTACTTCATTTTCTAAATtgattgtgtatgtatgtatgtatgtatgtatgtatgtatgtatgtatgcatgtatgtatgcaagtACAAGCAGTTTATGAACACAATTTGTTTTGTCACATTGTCAGTTCCAAACAGCCACCTAATACCAAAGCATATCTATATTGGCACTTCCTAGATAAGAAAACAGAAAGCGGCTACTTACTCGTGTTCCAAACATAGAGTGAATTGAGGAAACAAAAAACTCTGTGTGGATAGGCATAGACAACAGAAAGATTCAGCCAAAGTCCGTCCTGTTATCCTGATATCCCAACAAATCACCGATTGCTGACATTCTCAGTATGTTAGTACAGAAAGCAGGAACGAAGGTACATTGTAAACTCGAAGTTGTCATTCAACAATGTTCCTAAGACTCCAAGAGACCACATGTACTCTATCAGAGTAAAACTTCACGACCAGAGCACTGAAAATACACTTTGTTAACACTGAAAATTGTACGATGCATactgtgaaaaaaaatgtatttatctgaCCTAAAATTGAGAATAAAAGGAAAAGACACAAAACATGAGTAAAACAACATGACAACTTGAAAAAAGTAAATGTTCCAATTATAGAACCCGTCAGAAGACAATTCTTTCTTTATATAAAGCACTgtgaccattgtaaatccttaATGTTAcggagaaaaaacaacaaagtatTAGCCTGAAAATAGAACAGATGTAATATGTGCCTCCTGTATTTTGGTAGGACTAAGACTACTgtactaacaacaacaacaatgccTATTCCAACAtctacttctgctgctgctaattCGAATATTTGGCAGAAATACATGTACCAGTCGTTGAAAAGGAAACATAACCCATCCGGACTGAGTGATGACTTATCATTCAATTGCATTGGGGAAAAGGGTGAAGACCCATCGCCCCTGACCATATATAATTATAACTCTTTGTGGTTTTAGAAAATTGTGCGAAGGGACCTTCAGCACCGTGCTCATTCTGAAAAACTCACCTGATTTTCTGAAACCTCAATCGCGCCTTTCTGATCAACGTGAGGCAGGGTTTGAGTTCCACAGGCGTCCAGACTAATGATGCTCTGACTGCACGGTCTAACATACTTCATATCACTCTTTCTGGAGTCAGTCGTCCTGCACATGTCGTAATTATACACGTGCTGTAGAGTTCCTGTACCATCGACGTCTGCGTAAAGTGGTGGATAGTAGGGTATAACTGGAAGGTTACCGTTTGATTTATAAAACAATTGTTCACGTCTCCATCTGTAGCACTTTACCGACAGTATAGCAATTAGggagacaatgaaaataaatgaaacgacAGCCAAGGCCAGGACTAAATAAAAAGTGAGATTATCATTATAAACCTTGTCTTGCGTAAAATCGGTGAATTCCGAGAGCACTTCCGGGAAGCTGTCAGCCACCGCCACGTTAACATTTACTGTAGCTGAGCGACAAGGCTGTCCGTTGTCCTCCACTACAACAGTGAGTCTTTGTTTGACAGCATCTTTATCGGTGACTTGACGTAAAGTCCGTATTTCTCCATTCTGTAAACCCACTTCAAACAGCGCTCTGTCTGTCGATTTCAGCAGTTTATATGAGAGCCAGGCATTCTGTCCGGAGTCCACATCAACAGCGACCACTTTAGTAACAAGATAGCCTACATCGGCCGAACGAGGCACGATTTCAGCCACGACAGACCCTCCACTTAGTACTGGGTAGAGAATCTGAGGTGCGTTATCGTTCTGATCTTGAATTAATATCTTCACTGTGACATTACTACAGAGGGGAGGAGAGCCTCCATCTTGCGCTTTTACGCGGAACTGGAAATCCTTAATCTGCTCGTAGTCAAAAGAGCGCACTGCGTGGATGACTCCACTGTCAGAGTTCACAGAGACATACGAGGAGACTGATACGCCTTTAACAGTACCTTCCTCCAGTATATAAGAAACACGTGCATTCTGGTTCCAGTCGACGTCTCTGGCTTTTACTGAAAATATGGAGAGGCCCGGgctgttattttctttaatgtGAACTTCGTATGAACTCTTTTCAAAGGCGGGCGCGTTGTCATTCACATCTGATACTTGTACGGTGAGAGAGACGCCACTTGAGAGAGAGGGCACTCCCTCATCAGAGCAGGTAACACTGATGTTGAACTGAGAGTGTGTCTCCCGATCCAAAACATTATCAGAAACGATGCTGAAGACGTTAATTGATGTCGATTTAATTGTAAATggaatattttcattaataacACAGCCCACATGTCCATTCGTACCAGAATCAGCATCTTGGATGTTTATAATTGCAACAACTGTGCCTGCTTTAGAATCTTCGGAAATTAATTTTGATTTTGACATGACATTAATGACAGGTTTATTATCATTTGTATCAGTCACATCCACTATTACTTTACAGGAATCTGAATGCCCTCCGTAATCTGTGGCTTCAATGTCAATTTCATAATGCTTCTCTGTTTCATAATCCACTATTCCTATTAATTTCACTTCCCCGTTATCCTGATCTACTTCAAAGAGTTCAGCAACATCCTCGGCTGTGTTAGAAATAGAATATGTAACTTTTCCATTTGAACCTTGATCTGCGTCAGAGGCGCTTATTCTGGTTAAAACGGTCCCTTGAGGCACATTCTCTATTATAGAAGTCTTGTAAACAGACTGAGCACAAATAGGTGCGTTATCATTCGCGTCGAGCACGGTGATACGTATCTGCAAGGTGCCCGACATCTGGGGATCGCCGCCATCCATTGCCGTTAACGTCAATGAGAGttcatcttgtttttctctATCTAATGTTTTCTGTAAAACCATTTCTACTTTTTTACTCCCATCTGGCAAACTGTGCAATTTTAGGTTAAAATTGTCGGTTGGTTTAAGCGAGTATCCCTGCAGGCCATTGACACCCAC encodes:
- the LOC133125139 gene encoding protocadherin gamma-A7-like → MFYRGAILLRMLLFSHYRGVRRISHRTMTWQVRLIISVLFLGSVSGQVSYSVPEEMPKGSLVGNIVQDLGLDIKRLKSGNAHVYTGDGTDYIELNKERGVLLIKERIDREGLCGKTSPCALHFQIIIENPIEYYGITILIQDQNDNAPQILYPVLSGGSVVAEIVPRSADVGYLVTKVVAVDVDSGQNAWLSYKLLKSTDRALFEVGLQNGEIRTLRQVTDKDAVKQRLTVVVEDNGQPCRSATVNVNVAVADSFPEVLSEFTDFTQDKVYNDNLTFYLVLALAVVSFIFIVSLIAILSVKCYRWRREQLFYKSNGNLPVIPYYPPLYADVDGTGTLQHVYNYDMCRTTDSRKSDMKYVRPCSQSIISLDACGTQTLPHVDQKGAIEVSENQVSFSE